The genomic region CGTTAAACACTGCCTCGATCTGGAACAGCCGGGTGATATTTACAACTCGATGGAAGGCCAGCGCGTGGTCGTGCTTGGCGGCGGCGATACGGCGATGGACTGCAACCGAACCAGCATCCGCCAGAACGCAACGTCCGTTGTTTGCGCGTACCGCCGCGACGAAGAAAACATGCCCGGTTCCAAGCGCGAAGTCACTAATGCCAGGGAAGAAGGCGTGCAGTTCCTGTGGAACCGCCAGCCTGTAGAAATCATCGGCAACGGCAAAGTCGAAGGCGTAAAACTGGTTACCACTGAGCTTGGCGCGCCTGACGCACGCGGCCGCCGTACACCGGTAGTGGTAGCAGGTTCGGAAGAAATCATCCCGGCCGATCGCGTCATTATCGCATTCGGCTTCCGTCCGAGTCCGGCTCCCTGGTTTGCCGACATAGGCGTGACCACGGATCAGGGTGGCCGCGTCATTGCCAAAGGCAGCCAGCATAAATTTCAGACCGCCAATCCCAAAGTGTTTGCCGGTGGCGACATGGTGCGCGGTTCCGATCTGGTAGTAACGGCAGTGTTTGAGGGCCGTGAGGCCGCTGAAGGCATACTGGCCTATCTGGGTGTGTGGTAGACCGGACATTATGGCTTGCCGGGGTAAGCAGCCGCTTACCCCATTTCCAATTACTTGCACTCGATAACAATGTCAAAACTCAGAAATGATACCTTCCTGCGCGCGCTAATGCGCCAACCCACTGAATATACGCCGGTCTGGATGATGCGCCAGGCAGGTCGGTATTTGCCCGAATACAATCAGACGCGCGCCCGCGCGGGCGATTTTCTGTCGCTGTGCAAAAATCCGGATCTCGCTACCGAGGTCACATTACAGCCTTTGGCACGTTTTCCACTGGATGCCGCCATTCTTTTCTCGGATATCCTGACCATTCCCGATGCAATGGGTCTGGGCCTTTATTTCGCCCAGGGCGAAGGCCCGAAATTCGAGCGGCCGTTACGAGAAGAATGGGAAATACGCGCACTCACAGCCCCTGATCCGCATGAGCATCTGGGTTATGTCATTGATGCCGTCAGCCAGATCCGGCATGCGCTGGACAATAGCGTGCCGCTGATCGGTTTTTCCGGCAGCCCGTTTACCCTGGCCTGCTACATGGTGGAGGGAGAAGGCGGCACCGATTTTTCCACAATCAAGAAAATGCTGTATCAGCGCCCGGATTTACTGCATCACATTCTCGCCACCAACGCATGCGCAGTGACGGATTATCTCAATGCACAGATCGAAGCGGGCGCACAGGCCGTCATGATCTTTGACACCTGGGGCGGCGCGCTGTCTCATGCGGCGTACCACGAATTCTCATTGCAATACATGCAGCAGATTATTGCCGGCCTCACACGTAAGCACGAAGGCGCCGATGTGCCTGTCGTGCTCTTTACCAAAGGCGGCGGCAACTGGTTGGAAAGCATGGCTGCGACCGGCTGCGATGCGCTGGGACTGGACTGGAGCATCGATATCGGGCAAGCGCGCCAGCGCGTCGGCGATCGCGTTGCACTGCAAGGCAACCTGGACCCCGCCATCCTGCTAACCGACCCTGACACCGTACGCAATGAAGTAGCCAAGGTTCTGGCAAGTTATGGTCAGGGCCACGGCCATGTCTTCAATCTGGGTCATGGCATATCCCAGTTTGCGCCGCCTGAAAATGCAGCCGCATTGGTAGAAGCGGTGCATAACCTCAGTCCTGCCTATCATCGCTAACATCCCGCTGGCGGATTCGGCCCTGAATCTGCCGGCCTTCCCTGCTCATCGCCCCGAATCAATTTTTTGGTGCATGATCACCCGAGAAAATCCCGCATCAGAACGCCCATAGTTAGCTTGCTTTGTTATGGTGAATTCTAAGATAGCCAGCTAATCCATTCATCCAGCAAGGCTTTTTTCTTATCCACATAAGCTGTGGATAACTTTGTGGGTAAAACGAAAATAAAACGCTAAACCCGCTAACCGTAAAGACTTTTGCTAATTCGATTAAAAAATTCGCAACAAAATAGTAACAATAAATTCAATGGGTTATGTTTTGCTGATGGAACTTGAATTAGGCCATCAAAAAATTCTATATGGCGCACCCTCATTGTGCATAAGTAAAGCTTAATATTGCTTAAAACCGCCCAAAACGGTGCAGACCCTGCTCGGTCAGTATGGCATTGAGCGGGATGTCCCAAGGATCGTGCGGCAGTTTACCGGCAACATGCTGGCAGGCAAAAGCGACGCCGACCAGATAAGGGCGTCGCCAGCGTTGCCGCTGCAGCAGGAACGCCAGACTGGCATCGTAATACCCGCCCCCCATGCCGATACGGTAACCGAAATCGTCATAACCTACCAGCGGCATGAACACCAGATCCAGATGCTGGGCTCGCACTGTCTTGCGTCCATGGTTTTCAGCGATGCCAAAGCGGTTATAGGTCCAGCGGTTACCGGCTTCCAGCCGGTTAAACCAGAGCTTCTTGCCGCGACCGAACGGCAACATCGGCAAATAGGTCTGTTTGCCCAGGCTCAGCACACGATTCAGCAATGGCAAGGTATTGATTTCAGCACCGTGCGGCAGATAGGCGCCGACATGCTGGTAGCGCCGCAACAAGCCGGCACGCAATGCATGCCGTACAATCTGCCGCGCCGCCTGCGTCCGCTGGCTAGCGCTTAGCGCACGGCGGCGGCGTTGCAACTGGCTGCGTAACTGGGTTTTATCCATATGCACATTTCTCGGCATCAACTGTATTGCTTTAAAAATTGGGTTTTACACAAACATGAGCCGACAAGATATTTTATCGTGCCTTGATACGCGAAAGATTGGGAGTTGCACAAGAATCCGCCTGGGTGGGAGGGTGCCCCCCGCCAATGCCGTCAGACCGCTATCTTGAACCTAGGGTTCAAGGGGTCACAGCGCAAGCGCATCAGGCACATTAACGGGTAACGCGCACACCAGCACTCATCTATAGCTGCAACCTTGGCAAATTTATTGGTTCAAAGAATTCGCAGTCTAGGCGCACACCGCAGGGAGCATAGCGGAGAGGTCAGGAGGATAGTGAATCGGGCGTATCGAACAAAGTTTCCTGCGGCCGCAACGCTTCATCTATCATCGCTTCCATGGTTTCGATTTTACGCTCCAGCGCACTGATGTCAACGCCATTTTGTTTGGGGCGATTTTGCAGCTCGAAGGCGATATTCAGTGCCGCCATCACCGCGATACGCTCGACGCCGATAACCTTGCCCTGTTCGCGGATCTCGCGCATTTTCTGATCCAGATACTGCGCGGCTGCCTGCAATGCTTCCTGTTCGGATTCCGGACATGCGACACGAAATTCGCGTCCGAGAATATTGATATCCATGCTCTTGCTATCACGGCTCATAATTCGGCCCCGGGAATCTTGGATAACAGCGATTCCATGCGCGTGCGTGCGTAAATTACCCGCTCGCTGAGCTGCTTGTTATGATCGTTGGCCACCGCAAGCTGCTGGCGCAATTTTTGATTCTCGGCACGCAAACTCTGGCACAATTCCAGCATTTGGCGTAATTTGATATCGAGCGAATTTAATTGAGATTCCATAGCTGTACTATAATTGGAAAAAATCAGCCGAGTCAATGACTCATCGCCATTATTTGAAGGTAAATGCTAAGTATATGGATAATATCAGTCAATTTGTAGATCCGAACGCGAATTTCGATGAAAACAATCCGCTGCGCGAAGACGCCGTGCATTACACCGCTATCAATGCCCGCGGCAAGACGTGTGAGCTGGTTGATAACACAGGAGAAGATCTCGACCCAGCTGAGTGCCGGGATATCCTCAACGGCTTGCTGGAAAACGACATATTCGGTTTCCGCACCCTGTCTGCCAATGGCGGTGACACCATCAGCCTGGATCGACGCGAGTCCACCCATGTGCAAGTCGGCGACGACCTGTACCGTCTCGTCGTATTCCGTTATCAGGCTCGCATCGAGTTGTTTTAATGGCCTATCTGCTCGACTACATCAAATCGCGCTGGGCGCCCAAAGGCAGTGTCGTCACTGCCGGTGTACCGCCCGAGCAGCGGGTGGATCAGGTACCGGTCACCCCTGATCTCATCGCGCGCCATCTGGCAGGTGCGCCATCGTTGCCGCAAAACGATGCGGCGCGAACCATGCTCTACGCCGCCTTGTCCGACCCTCTGTTTATCCAGATTGGCCCGCGCCCGCTGGCTCAACAGCTTATCGCCCGCGGACTGGATGCCGAACTGGAAACGCTGGTCAAATGGCTTACCGTCCTCACGCTGGAAGTTACCCGGGAAATGTACATCAATGCAGCCCGCCATCGCGAGGGCGCCGTAGGTATCCGCTTGTTTCCGGTTGCCACCCAGCCGCAAGCAGATATTGCCGCGCTGTGCAGCGCCGACTCGTACGGACTGGGTGCCGGCATATACCCGTTCGATGCCGTGCCTGCCAATCCCACTCCAGGCCAGACTTGCGGGTTCTATGTTCGTGTCGTGCTCGAAGATTAGCCGTATCGGTTCAATTTCGCTATAATTCGCGCACTTTGTCAGGTGCTGTACGCGTCAAAAGCGCACAGTTAAACGGGAAACTGGTACAAAGCCAGTGCTGCCCCCGCAACGGTAAGCAAGTGTGGGCGCGTCATCAAGCCACTGTGTTATCACAACATGGGAAGGCGGCGCGTCAAATCTTGCGAGCCCGGATACCGGCCTGATAATGAACCGAAACATTGCGGGGAGGCAATGATGACGTGCATCCTCACCGCGCCAGCCGCATGAAGACTCACTGACTGATTTAACTCTCCCGCTGTTTCATTTATCCACCGCAAGCGGGGAGCTTGCGTTTATTTCAGGAATCAACATGCAATCACGTTACACCCTGAGCGCTATTGCGCTCGCCGTCACCACTTATGCCCACGCCGACACCCCAGCTATGTACTGGATGATGTCATCGTCACTGCGACGCGCACGCCCATCACCGTACAACAGGCCACCAGTGACATCACTGTCATTAGCCAGGAACAAATCCGCAACGCCGGTCAATCAACCCTGGTTGAATTGCTGCAAGCGCAAACCGGTTTGGAGCTTTCGCAAAACGGTGGCGCCGGAACCAGCTCCAGCATCTATATCCGTGGCGCAAACGCAGCGCACACCCTGGTATTGATAGACGGTATTCGCGCAGGCTCCGTTACCCTCGGCACAACTCCATTGGAAACGGTTGCGCTGGATCAGATCGACCATATAGAAATTTTGCGTGGCCCTGCCAGCAGTTTATATGGCTCGGACGCGATAGGCGGCGTCATCCAGATTTTCACCAAAAAAGGCCAGGGTGCGCCTAAACTCAATGCCGCAGTGGGTTTGGGTAGCTACGGACGCAATCAGGCGCGCGTGGGCTACAATGGACAAGTCGGCGATACCCGTTTCAGTATGGGAGCAGGCTATGATAAAACCAATGGCGGCTTCTCGACACTACGTCCGGGCAGTTATGGCTACAACCCTGATAATGACGGCGACACAAAATACAGCGCGCATTTCAATCTCGATCAGGCCATCAACGCACAGAACAATATCGGTTTAATCACTTTATACAATCGCGACCGCGTTGAATACGATGCCAATGCAACTGCTTATGATGATGCCATCAATCAGGTTAATTCGGTATCCGGCTACTGGAAAAGCCAGTTCAATCCGATTTGGCAAAGCCGTGTTGTGGTGGGGCGAGGCGAAAACCTCAGCACCAGCTTCAAGAACAACAATGCTATCAATCACTACAATAGCAGCCAAACCCAATATCAATGGCAAAACGATTTCAAATTACCAGTGGGCTCACTCACCGCGATTGCCGAACGCAACGAGCAACAGGTCAATTCCAGCCAGACTTATACGCTGTACCACCGCAACATTGATGCCCTGCAACTCGCTTATCAGGCAAACATAGCTGCACACAGCATACAAGCGTCGATACGCCGCGATGATTATAGCGATTTGGGCGGCCACACCACGGGTACATTGGGTTACGGCTACGCCATCAATCCGAACTGGCGCGCCAGGGCATCTTATGGCACGGCATTCCATGCGCCGTCATTCAACGACATGTATTACCCCAATATCGGCTGGTACACGGGCAATCCCAATCTGCGCCCGGAACAATCGCGCCAGGCTGAATTGGGGCTACGCTACCAGGCCGGCATCAATCAATTTGGCATTACTGCATTCGAAAACCGGGTAAAAGACTTAATCATCTACGACAGCTCGGTTTACCCAAGCACCATGTCCAATATCAATACCGCAAAAATTCGCGGCATTGAGCTCTCCGGCGCTACCGAACTGGCCGGTGTACAGGTCAAAACAAACTACACCTGGCAAAACCCGGAAGACGGGACTACCGGAAATTTATTAGCGCGCCGTGCTCGTCAGCATGGCACTATCGATTTGGCTAAATCGGTGGGTGACTGGACATTCGGCGCACAAGCCATTGCATCAAGCATGCGTTACAACGATGCGGCCAACACCACCCGCCTGGGCGGCTATACCCTGGTCAATCTGCGTACCACTTACCAGGTCAACAAGGAATGGCGCGCCATTGCCAAATTAAACAATGCTTTCAACAAAGACTACCAAACCGTCAGTGGCTACAACACCCCGGGCGCAAATATTTTTGTTGGTTTAGAATGGCAACAGAAATAAGTTGATCCAGGGTTCCGGGTGGCAATGACACGCCACCCGGCCCTTTAACCACCAGGAGTCCATCATGCACCTCACTCACCGCCAGCAAATCAACATCGGCCTCATCCTCACACTCATCATGGCGCTCACACGCAGCCATCACTGGGCGACATTACATGCGTTACCCGATGCTTCCTGGGCGATTTTCTTTCTGGTAGGCGTGTATCTGCGGCCATTATGGATAGCGCCGGGTTTGATTGCAGCGGCAATGCTGATTGATTACATCGCCATTACCCAATTCGGCGTATCCGGTTTTTGTGTCTCCCCCGCTTACTGGCTACTGATACCGGCTTATGGCGCTCTGTTCATTGCGGGACGTGTGTACGCGCAACACTACAGCATGAGCCTGGCCACGCTGCCATGGCTGGCAGGCACGGCGTTAGTCGGTACGGTAACGGCTGAGCTGCTCTCCAGCGGCGGCTTTTATTTCTTCTCCGGGCGCTTCGCTGATCCTTCGCTGGCTGGATTCGTGCCGCGTTTCTTCGAATATTTCCCCACCATGCTGTCATCATTCACTCTGTATCTTGGCCTCGCGGCGATCATACATTTGCTGCTAGCCCCTCTACAGGAAAACACCGCAGCATGAGCCTGACTCCGGAACAAATCGCCGAAAAAAATGCCCGCCACGCTGCCCGCATGGTACGCAAAAAAGCGGTGATAGATGCCTCTATCGCCCGTGCCACGGAAGACCGCGGTTTGCTCATCGTCATCACCGGCAATGGCAAAGGCAAAAGCACCTCGGCTTTCGGCACCATGGCCCGTGCGCTTGGCTACGGCATGAAAGTCGGCGTTTGCCAGTTTATCAAAAGCCGTACCGACACCGGCGAAGAGGCTTTCTTCGGCAAGAATCCCAATGTTGAATGGCATGTTCTGGGCGATGGCTTTACCTGGGAAACCCAAAACCGCGAACAGGATATCGCTACTGCGGAACGCGGCTGGGCAGTTGCCACGCGCATGTTGAACGACCCCGGCTACCAGCTCGTGGTGCTCGACGAACTCACCTATTTGCTCAAGTACGACTATCTGGACAGTGACATGGTGCTGGATACCCTCGCTAACCGCCCCGACATGCAGCACGTCATCGTCACCGGACGCGGCGCACCGGACGCGCTCAATGAACTGGCCGATACCGTCTCCATCATCGCCGATGAAAAACATGCCTACCGTGCCGGGGTCAAAGCACAACGGGGTATCGATTTGTGAGTGCCGCTACTTGCCCCGCATTATTCATTGCCGCACCAGCATCCAATCAGGGCAAAACCACGGTTACTGCCGGCCTGGCGCGCTACCACCGTAATCTGGGACGAACTGTGCGCGTGTTCAAAACCGGGCCGGATTTTCTCGACCCGATGATACTGGCACGCGCCTCCGGTCACCCCGTTTACCAGCTTGATTTATTCATGGGCGGCGAGGCGCACTGCCGCCAGTTGCTCTGGCAAGCTGCGCAAACTGCCGATTTAATCCTGATTGAAGGTGTCATGGGCTTGTTCGACGGCGCGCCCTCATCGGCCGATTTGGCCGTGACATTCGGCATTCCGGTGTTGGCTGTCATCGATGCAGGGGCAATGGCACAAACCTTTGGCGCAATGGCGCACGGCTTGGCAAGCTACCGCACTGATTTGCCGTTTGCGGGTGTATTGGCGAACCGGGTTGCCAGCGCCGGCCACGCACACATGTTGCAAAATAGTGTGCGACAAGGCACCCGTTACTACGGCGCATTATTTCGCGATGATGCAATCACGCTGCCCGAACGTCACCTGGGTCTGGTGCAAGCCAACGAAATCGCTGATCTCGAAATCCGGCTTGATACCCTCGCCACCAAATTTGCCGATACTGAACTGGCGCAATTGCCACCTGCCGTCACATTTACCGAACCGCCTGCCGCACCGGCTACCCCTGTATTACTCAGCGGCGTGCGTATTGCGGTTGCACGTGACGATGCATTTGCTTTCATTTATCCCGCCAACCTCGACGTATTGCGCGAACTGGGTGCCACGGTCGAATTTTTTTCCCCGCTGACGGACAGTTCTTTACCAGATGCTGATGCGCTCTACTTGCCAGGCGGCTATCCTGAGCTACACCTGGATGCTTTGCAAAACAATACCGCCATGGGTGACGCAATCCGCCGGCATCATGCCGCGGGCAAACCCATCGTCGCCGAATGCGGCGGCATGCTGGCATTACTGGACAGTCTCAGCGACAAGCACGGCAAGCAGGCTTCCATGTTCGGGCTGCTGACAGGTGATGCGGTGATGCAGCCCCGCCTGACTGCACTGGCGTTGCAAAGCGTCGACCTGCCAGAAGGTACATTGCGGGGCCACACCTACCATCACTCGCGCCTGACTACTACGCTGACTCCGCTTGCCAAGGGTCTCTGTCCAAATGGCTACGCTACCTCTGAGGCTGTTTACCGGGTGGGACGGTTAACAGCCAGTTATATCCACACATATTTTCCCAGCAACCCACCGGCCATTGCTGCACTTTTTACGCCGTGAGCACGAACAAATTCAGCCAGGCTGAGTGTGATGCCGTATACCGCGTTATTCGCGAGCGGCGCGATATGCGTCATTTTCTGCCTGACCCGATCGATACCGACACCCTGCACCGCCTGCTTGCAGCCGCGCATCAGGCACCCAACGTCGGCCTGATGCAGCCCTGGCGTTTTATTCGCATTACCCAGCCGGTACTGCGTCGCAGCATCCATGCACTGGCCGAAACCGAACGTATGCGCACAGCCGAAGCACTCGGCGAACGCCACAATGAATTCATGCGCCTCAAGGTAGAAGGTATCCTCGATTGCGGCGAACTGCTGGTCGCCGCGCTGATGGATGGCCGCGAGCGTTATGTATTCGGCCGTCGCACCCTGCCGGAAATGGATCTGGCCTCAGTCGCCTGCGCGATACAAAATATGTGGCTAGCCGCAAGGGCAGAGGGATTGGGTTTGGGCTGGGTATCCCTGTTCGACCCTGATGCGCTGGCGCAATTGCTGACCATACCTGCAGGAGGAAAACCGGTTGCCATTTTGTGCCTGGGCCATGTCGCAGAATTTTATCCCGCCCCCATGCTGGAACTGGAAGGCTGGGACACACGTCGCGCGCTGGACAATATGCTGTTTGAAAACAATTGGGGAAACAAAACCCCATGACCGGCGACTGGCTGATGCCGCTAGGCGTACTGCTGGATGTTTTGCTGGGTGAGACGCGCCACTGGCACCCGCTGGTCGGCTTTGGCCGACTGGCGAATCACCTGGAATCGCGACTGAACCGGCAACAGCCACTGTTTTTCAATCGTCTGCTGGGTATTCTGGCACTGATGCTGGTAGTTATACCCTGGGTGTATCTGGCATATCTCCTGGCGGGGGTCCCCCTTTACGGCAACCTGTTCAGCGTGCTGATTCTCTATTTCACCCTGGGTTTGCACAGCCTGGCCGCACACACCCGCCCCATTGCCACCGCGCTAAGCGCTCATGATGTGCCCACAGCTCGCGAGCAATTGGCCCGTGTTGTCAGCCGCGACACCACCACGCTGGATGAAACCGGTATTGCCAAAGCAGCGGTTGAAACCGTGCTGGAAAACGGCAACGATGCAGTGTTTGCCGCCCTATTCTGGTTTGCCCTCGCCGGTGCGCCCGGTGCGCTGGCGTATCGGCTGGTCAACACGCTGGATGCCATGTGGGGCTACAAAACCCCGCGTTTTTACGCCTTTGGCTGGGCCGCCGCGCGGCTGGATGATGCGCTGAACTACCTGCCCGCCCGCTTGACGGCGCTGACGTACGCCCTGTTCGGCAAAACACGGCAAGCCCTTTCCTGCTGGCGCAAGCAAGCCCCGCAATGGGACAGTCCTAACGCTGGTCCGGTCATGGCAGCCGGAGCCGGGGCTTTGGGTGTGCAATTAGGCGGCGTAGCGGTCTATCACGGACAAGAAGAAATTCGCCCTCAACTCGGTGCCGGGCCAGCGCCTGTAGCAGCCGACATTGATCGTGCACTAACACTGATACACAAAGGGGTATGGCTTTGGCTGGTACTCCATGCGGCAATGGGGCTGTGGCATGCTTGAGCATGGCGGCCGCCTGCGCCTTGCCGCGAGCGAGTGGGGCATCGCCGTGGAAAGCTGGCTGGATTTATCCACCGGCATTAATCCCGATAGCTGGCCTGTGCCTCCGATCCCACCCCATCTCTGGCAGCGCCTGCCAGAAGACGACGATGGCCTATTAGTCGCCGCGCAACACTATTACCAAGCCCCCCATATTTTGCCCGTGGCCGGCTCGCAAGCGGCATTGCAGGCCTTGCCGGCACTGCGCGCCCCTGGCCGGGTGGGCATGTTTTTCCCAAGCTATGCCGAGCATGCACACGCGTGGGAAAAAGCCGGCCATACTGTCGTCCCCCTGACAGCCGATGCCATGCAACTGGACGACATCGACGTATTGCTGCTTATCCATCCAAACAACCCGACCGGAACCCGTTATGACAGCGCCCAGTTACTCGACTGGCACAGTCAGCTAGCCGCCCGTGGTGGCTGGCTGGTCGCGGATGAAGCCTACATCGACGTCGATCCCATGCACAGCCTGACACCTTACACTAATCGCAGCGGGCTTATCGTCATGCGCTCGCTGGGCAAGTTTTTTGGGCTGGCGGGTGCACGCGTCGGCTTTGTCATGGCGCAGGCCGAGTTATTGCAGCGTCTGCAAGCCGAGCTTGGTCCGTGGACCATTGCCCACCCCGCACGCTGGCTTGCCATACAGGCTTTGCAAGATAGCGCCTGGCAGGCATACAGCCGGGCTCAGCTTGGGCAATCAACGGAACGACTGGCTGGCCTGCTACAACAGCATAAACTCGCCGTGCACGGCCGCACAGCGTTATTTCACTGGCTCATTACCCCGCATGCCGCTCGGTTATACCAGCATCTCGCACAATGCGGCATATTGACGCGCCTTTTTACCGAACCCGTCAGCCTGCGTATTGGCCTGCCCGGTACAGAGGCTGACTGGCAGCGTCTGGAACAAGGATTAAGCACATGGCAACGCTAATGGTGCAAGGCACCACCTCCGACGCCGGCAAGAGCACACTGGTAACAGCGCTATGCCGCTGGCTGATGCGCCAGAACGTAGCCGTCGCCCCGTTCAAGCCGCAAAATATGGCCTTGAACAGCGCCGTAACCGCAGACGGCGGCGAGATCGGCCGCGCACAGGCCGCGCAAGCCCGCGCCTGTGGCCTGTTCCCGCATACCGACATGAACCCCGTGCTGCTCAAACCCAATTCAGATACCGGCGCGCAGGTCATCATTCACGGCCACAGCATCGGCAACATGGAAGCACTGGATTATCATGCCTACAAAGGCACCGCGCGCGCTGCGGTACTGGCTTCGTACCAGCGCCTGAACGCCCAATATCAGGCCGTTATCGTGGAAGGTGCCGGCAGCCCCGCTGAAATCAACCTGCGCGAAGGCGACATTGCCAACATGGGCTTTGCCGAAGCCGTGGATTGCCCGGTGATCCTGATTGCCGACATCGACCGCGGCGGCGTGTTCGCCCATCTGGTCGGCACGCTGGCATTGCTGTCCGCATCGGAACAGGCGCGCGTCAAAGGTTTTGTTATCAATCGTTTCCGTGGCGATTTGAGTTTATTGCAGCCCGGTCTGGACTGGCTGGAAGCCAAAACCGGCAAACCGATATTCGGCGTGTTGCCGTATTTGCCCGGCCTGAATCTGGAGGCGGAAGACGCACTGCCACACAAAGCCGAGCAGCCGCAGGGACAATTCAACATCATCGTCCCCGCCCTGCCGCACATCAGCAATCACACCGATTTTGATGCATTGCGCCTCAACCCATACGTCAATCTGCAATTCATTGCGCCCAACAGTTCACCCTCGCCCGCCGACCTCATCATCCTGCCCGGCTCAAAGTCCGTGCGCACCGATATCGCCTGGCTCAAACAAAAAGGCTGGGACAGCGCCATCGCCAGACACCTGCGCTACGGCGGCAAACTCATCGGCATCTGCGGCGGCCTGCAAATGCTGGGCACAGCCATCCACGACCCGCTGGGCATAGAAGGAGAAGCTGGCAGCAGCGCCGGACTGGGTCTGCTGGAACTGGAAACTACACTGGCGGCGAGCAAGCAGTTACGCAATGTCAGCGGCATCCTCAGCCTCAAC from Sulfuriferula sp. AH1 harbors:
- the hemE gene encoding uroporphyrinogen decarboxylase, giving the protein MSKLRNDTFLRALMRQPTEYTPVWMMRQAGRYLPEYNQTRARAGDFLSLCKNPDLATEVTLQPLARFPLDAAILFSDILTIPDAMGLGLYFAQGEGPKFERPLREEWEIRALTAPDPHEHLGYVIDAVSQIRHALDNSVPLIGFSGSPFTLACYMVEGEGGTDFSTIKKMLYQRPDLLHHILATNACAVTDYLNAQIEAGAQAVMIFDTWGGALSHAAYHEFSLQYMQQIIAGLTRKHEGADVPVVLFTKGGGNWLESMAATGCDALGLDWSIDIGQARQRVGDRVALQGNLDPAILLTDPDTVRNEVAKVLASYGQGHGHVFNLGHGISQFAPPENAAALVEAVHNLSPAYHR
- a CDS encoding 5-formyltetrahydrofolate cyclo-ligase; its protein translation is MPRNVHMDKTQLRSQLQRRRRALSASQRTQAARQIVRHALRAGLLRRYQHVGAYLPHGAEINTLPLLNRVLSLGKQTYLPMLPFGRGKKLWFNRLEAGNRWTYNRFGIAENHGRKTVRAQHLDLVFMPLVGYDDFGYRIGMGGGYYDASLAFLLQRQRWRRPYLVGVAFACQHVAGKLPHDPWDIPLNAILTEQGLHRFGRF
- a CDS encoding cell division protein ZapA, with amino-acid sequence MSRDSKSMDINILGREFRVACPESEQEALQAAAQYLDQKMREIREQGKVIGVERIAVMAALNIAFELQNRPKQNGVDISALERKIETMEAMIDEALRPQETLFDTPDSLSS
- a CDS encoding TonB-dependent receptor domain-containing protein — protein: MTVQQATSDITVISQEQIRNAGQSTLVELLQAQTGLELSQNGGAGTSSSIYIRGANAAHTLVLIDGIRAGSVTLGTTPLETVALDQIDHIEILRGPASSLYGSDAIGGVIQIFTKKGQGAPKLNAAVGLGSYGRNQARVGYNGQVGDTRFSMGAGYDKTNGGFSTLRPGSYGYNPDNDGDTKYSAHFNLDQAINAQNNIGLITLYNRDRVEYDANATAYDDAINQVNSVSGYWKSQFNPIWQSRVVVGRGENLSTSFKNNNAINHYNSSQTQYQWQNDFKLPVGSLTAIAERNEQQVNSSQTYTLYHRNIDALQLAYQANIAAHSIQASIRRDDYSDLGGHTTGTLGYGYAINPNWRARASYGTAFHAPSFNDMYYPNIGWYTGNPNLRPEQSRQAELGLRYQAGINQFGITAFENRVKDLIIYDSSVYPSTMSNINTAKIRGIELSGATELAGVQVKTNYTWQNPEDGTTGNLLARRARQHGTIDLAKSVGDWTFGAQAIASSMRYNDAANTTRLGGYTLVNLRTTYQVNKEWRAIAKLNNAFNKDYQTVSGYNTPGANIFVGLEWQQK
- the cobO gene encoding cob(I)yrinic acid a,c-diamide adenosyltransferase produces the protein MSLTPEQIAEKNARHAARMVRKKAVIDASIARATEDRGLLIVITGNGKGKSTSAFGTMARALGYGMKVGVCQFIKSRTDTGEEAFFGKNPNVEWHVLGDGFTWETQNREQDIATAERGWAVATRMLNDPGYQLVVLDELTYLLKYDYLDSDMVLDTLANRPDMQHVIVTGRGAPDALNELADTVSIIADEKHAYRAGVKAQRGIDL
- a CDS encoding cobyrinate a,c-diamide synthase, which translates into the protein MSAATCPALFIAAPASNQGKTTVTAGLARYHRNLGRTVRVFKTGPDFLDPMILARASGHPVYQLDLFMGGEAHCRQLLWQAAQTADLILIEGVMGLFDGAPSSADLAVTFGIPVLAVIDAGAMAQTFGAMAHGLASYRTDLPFAGVLANRVASAGHAHMLQNSVRQGTRYYGALFRDDAITLPERHLGLVQANEIADLEIRLDTLATKFADTELAQLPPAVTFTEPPAAPATPVLLSGVRIAVARDDAFAFIYPANLDVLRELGATVEFFSPLTDSSLPDADALYLPGGYPELHLDALQNNTAMGDAIRRHHAAGKPIVAECGGMLALLDSLSDKHGKQASMFGLLTGDAVMQPRLTALALQSVDLPEGTLRGHTYHHSRLTTTLTPLAKGLCPNGYATSEAVYRVGRLTASYIHTYFPSNPPAIAALFTP
- the bluB gene encoding 5,6-dimethylbenzimidazole synthase, yielding MSTNKFSQAECDAVYRVIRERRDMRHFLPDPIDTDTLHRLLAAAHQAPNVGLMQPWRFIRITQPVLRRSIHALAETERMRTAEALGERHNEFMRLKVEGILDCGELLVAALMDGRERYVFGRRTLPEMDLASVACAIQNMWLAARAEGLGLGWVSLFDPDALAQLLTIPAGGKPVAILCLGHVAEFYPAPMLELEGWDTRRALDNMLFENNWGNKTP
- the cbiB gene encoding adenosylcobinamide-phosphate synthase CbiB, which translates into the protein MTGDWLMPLGVLLDVLLGETRHWHPLVGFGRLANHLESRLNRQQPLFFNRLLGILALMLVVIPWVYLAYLLAGVPLYGNLFSVLILYFTLGLHSLAAHTRPIATALSAHDVPTAREQLARVVSRDTTTLDETGIAKAAVETVLENGNDAVFAALFWFALAGAPGALAYRLVNTLDAMWGYKTPRFYAFGWAAARLDDALNYLPARLTALTYALFGKTRQALSCWRKQAPQWDSPNAGPVMAAGAGALGVQLGGVAVYHGQEEIRPQLGAGPAPVAADIDRALTLIHKGVWLWLVLHAAMGLWHA